From the genome of Syngnathoides biaculeatus isolate LvHL_M chromosome 4, ASM1980259v1, whole genome shotgun sequence:
TTCACTAactgtattccatccatccattttcttggccgcttatcctcacgagggtcgcggggagtgctggagcctatcccacctgtcaacgggcaggcagcagggtacaccctgaagtggttgtcagcccatcgtagggcacatagaaacaaacagccgcattcacagtcacaccaaTTGGCAATCAATCTTggtttggggatgttggaggaaaccggagttcccggagaaaacccacgcaggcacaaggagaacatgcaaactctacacaggtccgggattgaacccgggacctcggaaatgtgaggccaatgctttccagctgttccactgtttcACCGCCAACTGTATagtaagaagaaaatggggggagCGGTGTGTGTGTAGGATGCttgtgtaaggcttgcttgaagtatttttacttcattttaatACGATACAGCTCGAtagcaggcaacaaaatgttatgtagcctagcaaagTAGCGCCAGCGCCTGTGATTGTATGTAATCATGCTCCCTttctgttgaacacatgatCTGACTAGACTgcaaattccaaccttttttgaAGTAAGtacagggttaaaaaaaagtttcaaatctgactgcacatcaacaaacaaatgtcacaaaaaggcaatgtattaattgctgtatgtacttactgccatctaatagaagacaattcatttgttctgtctgtcactgtgcctcacttgcatccatccatccatccattttcttagcaacttatcctcacaagagttgtgggagtgctggagcctaccccagctgtcaacgagcaggatttggtacaccctgaactcgttgcccgccaatcgcagggcacatggagacagtcaagagtcccactcacaatcacacctcggggcaatttagagtgtccgaataatgcatgtttttaggtggtgagaggaaaccggagtacccagaggaaacccacacaggcaccgggaaaacatgcaaactctacgcgAGCAGGGGCAGAattgaaccatggtcctcagaactctaaggccaacgctttacagctgggccaccatgctgccacattatttgttgtaaataaatattttttgaaaaattaatttctAAAGTATAAACCGTAAATGAATTTGACTCATCTTATGATCAGAtcagttattgtttttgtttttgtttttttaactcagtTGTCAGCCCCCAAAAATCCGgatcgtgtaaagcctagtttcctcccacttgaATTTGACATATGTGAACTAGTGGGTCATGGTTAGCGTTCCCCGGGGACACGAGAAATGATCAGACTGATGCTCGTCTCCACCTTTCCAGAGGTGAGCAAGGCTTTACTGTGTACACTGTACACTATGTGATGTGGTTCCAGCACATCCTGAATAGGGTAAGCGCTGATAAGTGGATGAATGGTTTCCACAGAAGAGAAATGTTCAGTTTCTGAATTTAAATACACAATCCAATGACTGTTGGGAGTAATTTCTTTAAAGGTAATGTGATATTGCTTATTTTTCAGTAACTTTAAGGGTGGATTTGTTTGTCTGtggaagaaagatgaataactTTATAATGAGTTGCAATATTCAAGGATATTAACATGACTTAATGGGAATAAGAAGgaataaaattataaatatgatcagtgaaaaaaaatcagccatctCTGGGACTGATTCTGTGCCTCTAATTTGATTTGCAAGAAACCACCGCGCCTTTGGAAAAACAACTAAGCAGAGCAGAAAGTGTGACTTGCAGGGTCTTGGAAACATTTGGTGGGCACATCCACCAGGgccttgccaaaaaaaaaaaaaaaaaaaaactaattaaaacTTCAGACCGAAAAATAGTATAATTAATGCCCTCTAAAGTACTTTTTTCTGCATTAACAAGGTACCAGGTTGGCATGAGGCATACAATATCaagttggaagtttttttttttttttttaacaaactagGGTAAACTCGGGATGATTATTAAgtaataatatactgtacagacaTCAACGCTGTGCATCAGCTACAACCTTAGATGACCATTTCCTCCAAACCTTTGAAGAAATTCCAGTTGTGTAATAAAGCTGATGCGTCACTACTGCATAATCATCTCTGACTGAAAATGGTGATCTGTAAGCGATTACTCAATGCAAAGTAAATCATTACCCCATATATGAAACTACAGTAGTAGCCCTTAGGGTTAATGAAGAATTAGCTCTCTTTCAAAAGGGTAAATCGCTTCCTCTTATATGatattgcttgttttttttccatcgttcaTTAAACAGTACCAAATAAGCATCAATACTCCATTTATAAGCTGtaacaaaaatggttttgtgaCACTGAATATATTCTTATTTGAATAATTGATGGAtgattctgaaaatatttgatggCTGTCACCCATGATTAATTAtcaatgtttcattttcatagTTTATATTTTGAAACCTGTTTAAATTACCTATATTACTTACAGAGATCTAGCAGTGGGAATTGCAGAGTATCTCACTGTGTGCTACTCACTATTGAGCTACTTTGTACTGTGATTGgtattgtgaatggttgtttttttttttcgccgaaACAATTGAGCAAAGTCAAAATGTTTCCGAaacagactctaaattgcccataggtgtgattgtgcttGTTTGTGGTTGTCTCAGTCTATACATGATGTACTCTGTGAGAGTTCTTCCTGGACGGGTTTGCCAGCAGCTAGTCCAGCAACTACTCTGTCGTTCAAAGTCATCGGGGAGAGCCACCAACTCAGCAACAAGCATGCCTCGCAAACAAAACCCAAATGCCCATTTCATTGATTTTTGTTACAGAAGTGTCAATATCTTCAGTTACTGCTGTATCTTTTTCGTGTATTTATAGTATTAGGGTGGGCTTGCATTTAGAGGGTCATGATTAATTTTCACATGGACATACCTATTTCTTTGGCCAAAAggtgctctttttttccccacaggttATTTGTGGTTTGAGCTGTTTTTTCACATCCCCTGCGACTGTTCCTCGGCCTGGCCTTGACTTGGGAGGCATCAGGAACCGGCGGGAAGTTCACTGCAGAGATGGGCAGTACTTGAACAACAACATCTGCTGCCTAAACtgcccagctggtaaagcaattGCAAGCTAAACTGTGTTGGTTGACGAATGAGAACGCCTTCATCTCAGCACCGTGGGGCTTGTTGACATATTTgcttaaagggctcctgtcatgaaatgaatgattttgagtatcttattaatgaaaaaacgtcagccaatatgggcccatgtgttttttcaccagaaaacatgattttgacgtatacagatttttgtaactcccgccatgaaaatcctctcaggaatttgttgtcgagaagaagcaggaagtgacgtaaaggacagcgccgcccccaagtggactcgtttctttccaaTCGTTTtgcctccgggaaggtagctctttgttccttcgtgttagccaaaatgccggctcgttgcattgctggacattgcttgaacactcgggagattTGATTTGCCCTTCATAAaattgcaagagacccggttcgttgtgaaaaatggattgcacgggtgccgagaacgagagcttcgtgggttccaaataacaggtaggcagtaatgcgccccggctcgacagtgttcaacaagtactgcggtggctttagcatccccctaaaagcagcacggctcggctccattatatgcaaCCACTgcgccaaaaatcagccacaccggctgaggcgccgcgttcggtggTCGCTgtttctgcgaaggctgcgcgttgggctttgcggatgggggcggctctgaagaacccagccgagaacgTGTTAATCAGCGGCGTGCGCGCTTAAAGCGCCCCGGTTCGACTGTGTTGCTTAGTACAGCGgtgtctgtgaacaaccctctaaaccaggacggctcggctccgtcataatccacactggccggctgcgatgagccgagatggctcatctccgccatggAAGTCGATCGGACaagatgcggtttggccgtgattgcatatcatctgaatatggctcgaaacaatagtgtaatattgccccgagggctcgaaacaatagtgtaatattgccgcggtaacttcactcgtttgtgtggtgttctccttttcgaaaagagcttccgtgtcagaaggggcgcatttgtctcccatagttagggtgcaccgcgtgtttttttgcgcatggatgacgcgctctccgctcacatttatttttttcttatagacattgaagtgaataatcttatgtacttttcattacaatatctgttttagaatatttatagtgatgacacttgggctttaaattacCTTTGATGCTCAGAAAAACGGTGACTGTTTGTTTCAGGCACCCATTTGAAGTCGCCATGCACTACGCCAGGTGAAAGGGGGCAGTGTGAGGAATGTGCAGATGAAATGCACATGGAACATTCCAATCACCTTCCCCAATGCTTCACATGCACAAATTGCCGTTCAGGTATTGTTCCTTGGAGGATGGgtgaaagaaaaatatacactgaaaatgttccaaataaggtagaaactgtttttttttttttttttttttttttggttgttgcagATCAAGAAGTTGTCCGGTCTTGTAGCCGCACTCAGGACACAGAATGTCACTGTAAAGAAGGAAAATTTTGTGTACCTGATCAGGCTTGTGAGATGTGTAAGAAGTGTTTAAGGTGACCTTGTCGTGTTTATTCATGACAAATCAGTGATTTGTATTGACTTGCTTCAAGTGTTGTTTTTGCCTGCTACTAAATAGATGTGGGACAGATGAAGAGGTTGTCCGCAACTGTACTGCTACATCAAACCGTGAATGCAAGAAAATCCCATCGCAGTCTTCCTCTGGCTCAGGTAGAGTGAAAAGCAATAGTATTCATTGGATAAATACCCGGTATTAACCATATTAAGACGAAAACAAGTGCAAACATGCAAATAGACAAACATGCCATACATAATTGTGCTGAAATGATGATTTTGTTTGCTTCCAAATGTTTTCATAAACTTATTGACTCTGATTAGAACAATTATTCAGAACCATAATACTTATTCAAAACAGTATCCTATTTATTATTGAGCTACTGTGGTTGTTGTTGCCGCCCCCCCCATTCCTTCCCTGCAGACGCTGTCTATATTGTCCCAGTTGTGCTGATCATTGTTATAGTATTGGTGGGTGGTATTTGCTGGTATAAGAAGAAACATGCCAGAGGTAGGTGTAAccaaaaaatgtgcacaattctcatttgtttctaaatattaTTGATTAAAACTTGTGAATCCCGTTACTTcccttttaataattaaaaaacaaccaACACTTACTTTGGACAATTCAATTCAATGCTGGTCTTACTAAATAAAGTGGAAGGTGAGTGACGAGTAATTCTTTGTCTTCTCTTTAGGTTCTGAAGCAAATGAATTGAAAGCTGAGGTGAGTTTTATGTCATTACTTTATGGATGATTAAGAATGCAGATAAATACTTAAATCAATGtgcttcaaaatattttggcacAAGGTTATGGAGCCAGTACCTTTTAACACATTGCTTAACTATAGCAGCACGCACAGGGGAGGAAGAACGAAGAAGCCCAAAGGCCGGGTTGCTCCAGTCTAATCTTTTCTCAGCCACGGGTGAGAGTTCAAAGCTCAGCCAATGTGGAGGACGAGCGTCAAGCATTGTGTGAAAGCTGCAACAGCTCTGCCAATAACTCCCAGCAAAATCTAACCAGCCTACCCCCTGCCATTCCCGCCTCTGCCCACCGAGCCTGCCTGATCGCCAATGAGCCCAATTTGAGGGTGAGAGCAGCAAACTCACCCCTTCTTCATTCATGCTTCTTACCGCGCTGCTTTGCTTTTCACCTCTTCATGGCGTCTTTCTCTTCCACCATTTTCTCAGGGTTCAGTGAAATcttgttttttccatttaaatgtcAATTTTCAGTTTTAACTATTTGGTAATGTgcttgaaatgtgaaaaaaatgtgaagttttCTGTCTTTTGCTGGACGCTTGCACTGTGACGTCAGTGCTCGCAATCTGACACTGGCAAAGACCTGTGCATTAGCCCATGTATTGTTTTGAGTTGAGtgactttttaaaactttttaatcTACTCGGTGTAACCATATTGAATTGACTATTTAATGGAATAACAATTTGATCTGGATCACCAAGCAGTAATTACTGTTAATCTTTAGTACATATTCTTGCAGGGGGTGTTGATTGAATTGTTTGACAGGAGTGTTTTTGTCAACTGCTCTAGCTATTCAAGCCAAAATGTGCTTTCTGTTTGTACTCTCCACCCTTTTATTATCTTCACATCTTTCTTTCCAATGTTTGGCTGTAATTGTGTTGCTAagaggtgtgtgcgtgtgcgtgcgtgcgtgcgtgtgtgtgtgtgtgtgtgtgtgtgtgtgtggtgtgtgtgtgtgtgtgtgtgtgtgtgtgtgtgtgtgtgtgtgtgtgtgtgtgtgtgtgtgtgtgtgttcgctgCTAACTGATGAGTCACTGGCACCTGCCAGATAAAGAAAAAGTATTAATCACAGCATTGTATTACATGGTTGCAAACCTCTTTTTCAACTTGCTTGGCAAACAAATGCTTGAATTTTCATGATGTAAGCTATGCAATAATGTAACAGATTTACTGTAGTTGTATATTAAATGTCTTATGTGGTGTTTTAGGCGAAGGAGGAGCCTTTTCTGGAGCTGCTTCCTGTAAATGGTATTTACAGTTAATTTGTGTTACTCAATTGTGCCTAATTGTTGTCAGGAATGCAGTTGTTTGACATTGTTTCAAACCCAGAACATCGTAATGCTAACAACTCATGAGTTTGCTCCTTTTATGTTTATCCCTTCCTGCCCCTTTctcataaatacatttattattgCCATGAAGAATAATTTTCTACTTAATTCAGTGAGTTATTTTACCCAAATTTAGGATAATCTTCCAACTTTTTGTACATAAAGCAAATCGAAACAAGGGTTGGATCTGATAAAGCAAGCAATGAAGTCAAGATACTGGAAAGAAAGAgtaacgtttgtttttttttttttttgtggcaggtgAAGAGTCTCTCAGGAAGTCCTTTCAGTATTTTGAGGAGGTAGACATCGATTACTACAAGAGATTCTTCCGGGAGCTTGGCCTCAACGGAAATGTTATCAAAAGAACTGATCAACTTTCTTATGATGATAAGATTCACGAGTTGTTGAACATCTGGTTTGAGAAAGTGGGAAAAGATGCAAGTTTAAATGACCTGCTGAAAGCACTATTGGAGATTGATCAAAGACGAACAGCTGAGATTATCAAGGAGAAAGCCTTAGCCAATGGTCTTTTCGTTTTAAAGGCGCAATCGTAATTTATTCGTAGGAGTTACTTGGCATCCTACTGATTTACGTACCTGGATGTGGTGTATGGTTTTTGTACACACCATGGTGTTGTGCCAAGAGGTATGTCTTCCAGTCCTTTGGAGACACGGCACTGTTGTATTTATGCTGCAGTTCTGATTGGAAGTGCAGGAACtctgtggttgttcaatcacacGGAgaagccaaacaaatatgataaGGGGTGAAAGGCACTTCAGCTGCAACTCTAATTTAAATGTCTGTTGAAGGCATTTCATTAAACTGTCAAGTATTTTGTTCGTTTTGTACTGTGACATTAGTGACTAATTTGTTCCTACAGATTTCTCAGGAATGACTTTGTTGGCTGTCCAAATGAACATGTCTCAAGGTTAGTTGGATTGTCACTGGATTAGGACATTTAATGCAAAAGAGTAAGATTGTgcacattttaatgtatttatttttttccatattttgggTTCAGTCTGCAGTGTTTTACAGAGCAAATATCTCAAGTGGTTTACCGAACAAAATGTACCAGATTAAGATGTCTCCTATCCaactttttgcttttgttaCTTTTCGTTACAGACATCATTGATCAAATGAAATGCACTGTGGCTGTTTCATGTTAGATATAAAGTATGTCCATCACTTCACCTCAGCCAAACACTTATGCAGTCCTTATTAATGAAATTGTCTAAGTGGAATCCTATTTGCAAACATTCCCGCATGGGAAGATTGACCTTTGGTTTTCTTGTCAGCACATAcataagttatttttttgttaatttattgtttgtgtttgtgttgcggGCACATTTTCACACTCCTGAAGGAGGGAAGTTTCTCAATGGGCACTTTGGTAGTGTGGAGCTGCATAATGTTGCTTTGCTGATGATGCATTAATAACGGCGCTGATGCCTTTTAAAATGCTTAAAATGTTAACAtggttgttgttgcttttttcttttaaatggagATCTCAGTTATATGTCAAAATGTTAAGTTATATGATGCTGCTATGTATGTTAATGTACATCTGGAGCTTGAAGAAATTCCAAGTTATAAATTATTACACTTGGGTGATGGTAAAAACACCAGCTCAATTTTTCAGTAATTTAAACATCTTTGAAGTCTGGTATTTTACAACAATAACTTGTTGATATTCCATATTTATAAATCTCCTTGAGGTTATTCCACATGGTTGTTTGTTGAAGTCTAACAATAAAGATATATCATAAAATTGTACTTTGGACTGTTTTCTCAAAGTAGAATGCAGTGGAAGAGAATGGACCTTCATGAATGCTTAACCCAGAACTtagctgttctttttttcttcctcctaaAACTTAGCCATAAATCAGTGGACTCAAACTTGACATTTGAACTTTGGCTAATTTTTCTGTAGCTGACAACTGATGCGGATTTATTTGTAAACAACCGTGTGACAGGCAAGGGTTTAGTAGTCAAACAGGTTTGGAGGTATTTTACTTAATGCCAGTGTAATTTGtttatgtacatacagtatgattACATAACTCGTGACTGACCCCCTTTTGTCAAAgtataacaatttttttttcaaaatattctgtTAAATATATACAGGTTTATATTTATGTAAACGTCCAAatacagccatccattatctgagcctcttatcctcacaagggttgtgtagtgctgaagcctatccaagctatcttcgggcgggaGGCGAGGGTCGCACTCATGTCCACACTTACAGGCAATTAACTGGGATAGCCCTCAGAACACCTGCAGCCATAGTGAAGTACATCTCCAATTTATTTTATAGTAAAAGTTAAActttaatttgatttcattGTGACATTTTAAACGGTTGTGAATAGAACTGGGAACTC
Proteins encoded in this window:
- the hdr gene encoding hematopoietic death receptor isoform X1 → MYKIPLFIVICGLSCFFTSPATVPRPGLDLGGIRNRREVHCRDGQYLNNNICCLNCPAGTHLKSPCTTPGERGQCEECADEMHMEHSNHLPQCFTCTNCRSDQEVVRSCSRTQDTECHCKEGKFCVPDQACEMCKKCLRCGTDEEVVRNCTATSNRECKKIPSQSSSGSDAVYIVPVVLIIVIVLVGGICWYKKKHARGSEANELKAEQHAQGRKNEEAQRPGCSSLIFSQPRVRVQSSANVEDERQALCESCNSSANNSQQNLTSLPPAIPASAHRACLIANEPNLRAKEEPFLELLPVNGEESLRKSFQYFEEVDIDYYKRFFRELGLNGNVIKRTDQLSYDDKIHELLNIWFEKVGKDASLNDLLKALLEIDQRRTAEIIKEKALANGLFVLKAQS
- the hdr gene encoding hematopoietic death receptor isoform X3 — its product is MYKIPLFIVICGLSCFFTSPATVPRPGLDLGGIRNRREVHCRDGQYLNNNICCLNCPAGTHLKSPCTTPGERGQCEECADEMHMEHSNHLPQCFTCTNCRSDQEVVRSCSRTQDTECHCKEGKFCVPDQACEMCKKCLRCGTDEEVVRNCTATSNRECKKIPSQSSSGSDAVYIVPVVLIIVIVLVGGICWYKKKHARGSEANELKAEQHAQGRKNEEAQRPGCSSLIFSQPRAKEEPFLELLPVNGEESLRKSFQYFEEVDIDYYKRFFRELGLNGNVIKRTDQLSYDDKIHELLNIWFEKVGKDASLNDLLKALLEIDQRRTAEIIKEKALANGLFVLKAQS
- the hdr gene encoding hematopoietic death receptor isoform X2, encoding MYKIPLFIVICGLSCFFTSPATVPRPGLDLGGIRNRREVHCRDGQYLNNNICCLNCPAGTHLKSPCTTPGERGQCEECADEMHMEHSNHLPQCFTCTNCRSDQEVVRSCSRTQDTECHCKEGKFCVPDQACEMCKKCLRCGTDEEVVRNCTATSNRECKKIPSQSSSGSDAVYIVPVVLIIVIVLVGGICWYKKKHARGSEANELKAEHAQGRKNEEAQRPGCSSLIFSQPRVRVQSSANVEDERQALCESCNSSANNSQQNLTSLPPAIPASAHRACLIANEPNLRAKEEPFLELLPVNGEESLRKSFQYFEEVDIDYYKRFFRELGLNGNVIKRTDQLSYDDKIHELLNIWFEKVGKDASLNDLLKALLEIDQRRTAEIIKEKALANGLFVLKAQS
- the hdr gene encoding hematopoietic death receptor isoform X4; translated protein: MYKIPLFIVICGLSCFFTSPATVPRPGLDLGGIRNRREVHCRDGQYLNNNICCLNCPAGTHLKSPCTTPGERGQCEECADEMHMEHSNHLPQCFTCTNCRSDQEVVRSCSRTQDTECHCKEGKFCVPDQACEMCKKCLRCGTDEEVVRNCTATSNRECKKIPSQSSSGSDAVYIVPVVLIIVIVLVGGICWYKKKHARGSEANELKAEHAQGRKNEEAQRPGCSSLIFSQPRAKEEPFLELLPVNGEESLRKSFQYFEEVDIDYYKRFFRELGLNGNVIKRTDQLSYDDKIHELLNIWFEKVGKDASLNDLLKALLEIDQRRTAEIIKEKALANGLFVLKAQS